One Bacteroidota bacterium genomic region harbors:
- a CDS encoding DUF3341 domain-containing protein, translated as MQQPKFVVGLFSDPHHFEHVCAEATERGWRGLEAYLPYPLHGIERALRLRRSWVTAATKTALLTGATLGMTYAIWTSAVDYPLNIGGRPFNSWPAFVPVLFESGVIIGAFTNFFSLLYACRLFPGRRARVIDPSLTDNRFALLVPLAQKGVRQEEIEAFFREHEAEDIRYE; from the coding sequence ATGCAGCAGCCTAAATTCGTGGTCGGACTCTTTTCCGACCCCCATCATTTCGAACACGTTTGCGCGGAGGCCACCGAGCGGGGCTGGCGGGGGCTAGAGGCCTATCTGCCCTATCCTTTACACGGCATCGAGCGCGCCCTGCGCTTGCGCCGATCCTGGGTGACGGCGGCCACCAAGACGGCTCTGCTTACGGGGGCCACGCTCGGCATGACCTACGCTATCTGGACCTCGGCTGTGGACTACCCCCTCAATATCGGGGGGCGCCCCTTTAACTCCTGGCCGGCCTTCGTGCCCGTGCTTTTTGAGAGCGGCGTCATCATCGGCGCCTTTACGAACTTTTTCTCCTTGCTTTACGCCTGCCGGCTCTTTCCGGGCCGCCGGGCGCGGGTGATCGACCCGAGCCTGACCGATAACCGTTTCGCCCTGCTGGTGCCCCTTGCCCAGAAAGGGGTGCGGCAGGAAGAGATCGAAGCCTTTTTCCGCGAGCATGAGGCCGAGGATATTCGCTATGAATAG
- the nrfD gene encoding polysulfide reductase NrfD, with protein MSTDRATESILVNGDRYDGLAAEPAIVPEHLRLHDVTRDVARPLEAKPGPLWYLAFGAAVLSLGIGVWVVYNMFSRGLGVLGYNHPVMWATPITNFVFWVGIGHAGTLISAILFLLRQRWRTSINRTAEAMTIFAVICAAIFPIIHIGRPWLAFWLIPYPNERLLWVNFRSPLVWDVFAVTTYFLTSLMFWYQGLIPDLATIRDRATGWKKKIYGFLAFGWQGTARQWNHYERAYAQFAWIATPLVLSVHSVVSFDFAVSLVPGWHTTIFPPYFVAGAIFSGFGMVLTLMVIMRKVFRLEEYVTPRHIDLMCKVTLATSMMVGFAYGTEFFMAWWSEDPFERFIFANRPTGEYAWAFWIMVISNVVVPQLFWFRRIRYNMVAVFLISIVVNIGMWFERYNIIVTSLYKDFLPSNWMYFVPNIWDIGLLLGSFGLFFTLFLLFAKFFPTIAIAEVKTVLKEPYRKAVEQTQRA; from the coding sequence ATGAGCACGGACCGCGCTACAGAGTCGATCCTTGTAAACGGTGACCGCTACGACGGCCTGGCCGCTGAGCCTGCGATCGTGCCGGAACATCTGCGGCTGCACGACGTCACGCGCGACGTGGCCCGACCCCTAGAGGCCAAGCCCGGCCCGCTGTGGTACCTAGCCTTCGGAGCCGCTGTGCTCTCTCTCGGGATCGGGGTCTGGGTCGTATATAACATGTTCTCCCGAGGCCTAGGGGTGTTGGGCTACAATCACCCGGTGATGTGGGCTACGCCGATCACGAACTTCGTCTTCTGGGTCGGTATCGGCCACGCCGGCACCCTGATCTCGGCCATCCTGTTCCTGCTACGTCAGCGCTGGCGGACCTCCATAAACCGCACGGCCGAGGCCATGACGATTTTCGCCGTGATCTGCGCGGCCATTTTTCCGATCATCCACATTGGCCGGCCCTGGTTGGCTTTCTGGCTCATTCCGTACCCGAATGAGCGGCTGCTTTGGGTCAACTTCCGCTCCCCCCTCGTTTGGGACGTGTTCGCGGTCACGACCTACTTTCTTACGTCGCTCATGTTCTGGTATCAGGGCCTTATCCCGGACCTGGCCACGATTCGGGACCGTGCCACGGGATGGAAGAAGAAGATTTATGGATTTCTGGCCTTCGGCTGGCAGGGCACGGCGCGGCAGTGGAACCATTACGAGCGCGCCTACGCCCAGTTCGCCTGGATCGCCACGCCCCTAGTGCTTTCGGTGCACTCGGTTGTGTCCTTTGACTTCGCCGTTTCGCTGGTTCCGGGATGGCATACGACGATCTTTCCGCCCTACTTCGTGGCCGGTGCAATCTTCTCCGGCTTTGGGATGGTGCTTACGCTCATGGTGATCATGCGTAAGGTCTTTCGGTTGGAGGAATACGTTACGCCTCGGCACATCGATTTGATGTGTAAGGTCACCCTGGCCACCTCCATGATGGTGGGCTTCGCCTATGGGACGGAGTTCTTCATGGCCTGGTGGAGCGAGGATCCATTTGAGCGCTTCATTTTCGCCAACCGGCCCACAGGCGAATACGCTTGGGCTTTCTGGATCATGGTGATCTCCAACGTTGTCGTGCCGCAGCTATTCTGGTTCCGCCGTATACGCTACAATATGGTGGCGGTATTCTTGATCTCCATCGTGGTCAACATCGGCATGTGGTTTGAACGCTACAACATCATCGTGACTTCCCTGTACAAGGACTTTCTGCCCTCCAACTGGATGTACTTCGTTCCGAATATCTGGGATATCGGGCTTCTGTTGGGTTCCTTTGGGCTGTTTTTTACGCTCTTCCTGCTCTTCGCGAAGTTCTTCCCCACGATCGCCATCGCAGAGGTGAAAACGGTGCTCAAAGAGCCATACCGCAAAGCTGTGGAACAAACGCAACGGGCCTAG
- a CDS encoding c-type cytochrome has product MKTFGRWLLNLAVMFLSIGAVVYLFVYYYQKGELHGTYALQYPKTEAQAEGTAPQMVDVEALKTPTPELIAKGAQLYQVNCASCHGETGEGNGPAGLRLNPRPRNFKVDPFKYGTSIAGLHGVLTNGIPGTSMPAFNWLSEEERYALVHYLRAEMIPNPEPESGSTPAAASGSGGASAPAPPVEEKPTERIPISLALQRLAEPVPSARPHAVDASRYAMGAVLYAQLCASCHGAQGEGGVALGRFGADPQQRLLTTPIAVPGAPWLVDRAYFDRVLTQGLQGRLMPGYGTLRRAELDALYAYLKALATGE; this is encoded by the coding sequence ATGAAGACCTTTGGACGTTGGCTGCTCAACCTCGCGGTCATGTTCCTAAGCATCGGGGCCGTGGTATATCTGTTCGTGTATTATTACCAAAAGGGGGAGCTTCACGGCACTTACGCGCTGCAATACCCCAAGACGGAGGCCCAGGCCGAGGGCACGGCCCCCCAGATGGTCGACGTAGAAGCCCTTAAAACCCCTACTCCGGAGCTCATCGCCAAAGGGGCTCAGCTATATCAAGTCAATTGCGCCTCCTGTCACGGCGAGACGGGGGAAGGAAACGGGCCGGCTGGCCTACGGCTCAATCCGAGGCCGCGCAACTTCAAGGTGGACCCCTTCAAATACGGCACCAGCATAGCCGGCCTGCACGGGGTGCTCACCAACGGCATCCCGGGCACCTCGATGCCCGCCTTCAACTGGCTCTCTGAGGAAGAGCGGTACGCGCTAGTGCACTATCTGCGGGCGGAGATGATCCCGAATCCGGAACCGGAGTCCGGCTCTACCCCTGCAGCGGCTTCCGGCTCTGGGGGAGCCAGTGCCCCCGCCCCCCCAGTGGAGGAGAAACCCACCGAACGCATCCCGATTAGCCTGGCCCTGCAACGCCTAGCCGAGCCCGTTCCGTCTGCTCGCCCCCACGCTGTGGATGCTAGCCGTTACGCTATGGGGGCGGTGTTGTACGCGCAGCTCTGCGCCTCCTGTCATGGGGCTCAGGGCGAAGGCGGCGTGGCGCTGGGCCGCTTCGGAGCAGACCCGCAGCAGCGTCTTCTTACCACGCCGATCGCTGTGCCAGGTGCCCCATGGCTTGTGGATCGGGCTTACTTTGATCGCGTCCTTACGCAAGGCCTGCAGGGACGCCTTATGCCTGGATACGGTACGCTCAGGCGTGCTGAACTGGACGCGCTCTACGCGTACCTCAAAGCACTGGCCACGGGAGAGTAA
- a CDS encoding TAT-variant-translocated molybdopterin oxidoreductase produces MEAPSTKRYWTTLAEYENHPSVETLRMEEFLSKPASFFEAIERGEENGLTFDRRDFLKLGGVAAVLASVGCGQRPLEKIVPYVVPPEEVKPGIANYYAAVCGACPAGCGVVVKTREARPIKLEGNPDHPLNQGKLCARGQASILDLYDPDRARGPKRKLRTGRWVEARWPELDELLGAELRARAARAVLVTGTWHGPARERLLREVLAAFPGMRHVVFEPFSEASRRRAQELCYGEPLLPRYRFERAELVVLLGGDPLVEGHSPTEFARGFGLMRKIRDGQMSRIYAFEPIMTLSGSNADYRYPVRPDDLWKVGFAIAHELILKEGKTRFAGDPAVRRALEPFEPARVAQWTGLPREVFAKVAADLWTHRGRGLVYAGGLLAETPEVIALHVAANLLNSALENEGYTVDASTPSLVAQGDPAEFLELIEEMRAGGVEAVLFAGVNPAYALPQELGLEEALARVPLKISLNDRLDETSQLCDYLLPSLHYLEAWFDAEPVRGLLSVSQPTIRPLWDNRSIEDTLIALADAAGDERFRFLPPATPENPNPSPTRMSFYHFMRKVWREQVYPASDAAADFETFWRGVLRRGVWETAAYRDAQPRPRAFRTEALAGLPEPGPAPEGLRLVLYRSSLHGDGSSMNNAWLLETPDPVSKIAWDNFAALSLATAERLGLKPATDSPIYGQKVPLVELEANGVKQRIPVHILPGTHPDVVAVMVGWGRQAVGSVGNGVGVNAFRWSVKRGRTLQYSGISARISPAGEYYELVDVQGHTYIKVKAPFVGEQHRPVVFETTLEAYRKDPKAGQEHHGPEEPMSTWPDQHPYPGHKWGMVIDLNACIGCSACMLACQAENNVAVVGKQEALRGREMHWIRIDRYYSGDPANPQVVYQPMMCQHCDYAPCEVVCPVIATMHNDEGLNLQIYNRCVGTRYCSNNCPYKVRRFHWFEYHQTIYHLYEQEVPSHKSQQVVSPLQLVLNPDVTVRERGVMEKCTFCIQRIREAKYAAKERGTPLRDGELQTACQQTCPTDAIIFGDVNDPNSLVHRLRQDPRGYWVLGELNTRPAITYYTKVRNTEGQPEGHHA; encoded by the coding sequence ATGGAAGCTCCCTCCACGAAGCGATATTGGACCACGCTGGCCGAGTACGAAAATCATCCCTCCGTGGAAACCCTCCGAATGGAGGAGTTCCTAAGCAAACCCGCCTCCTTCTTTGAGGCCATCGAACGGGGTGAGGAAAACGGGCTGACTTTCGATCGGCGCGATTTCTTGAAGTTGGGCGGTGTAGCAGCCGTGCTGGCCTCGGTTGGCTGTGGGCAGCGCCCTCTAGAGAAGATCGTGCCCTACGTGGTTCCCCCAGAAGAGGTCAAGCCGGGTATTGCCAACTATTACGCGGCCGTCTGCGGCGCCTGTCCGGCCGGCTGCGGCGTGGTGGTGAAGACCCGAGAGGCGCGGCCCATAAAGCTTGAGGGCAACCCGGATCACCCGCTCAACCAGGGCAAGCTCTGCGCCCGCGGGCAGGCCTCGATTCTGGATCTGTATGATCCGGATCGGGCCCGAGGGCCGAAGCGTAAGCTGCGCACAGGCCGCTGGGTCGAAGCCCGCTGGCCGGAACTAGATGAGCTGTTGGGCGCGGAGCTGCGAGCGCGGGCCGCCCGAGCGGTGCTCGTGACCGGAACCTGGCATGGGCCGGCCCGAGAGAGGTTGCTGCGCGAGGTGCTGGCCGCTTTTCCTGGCATGCGCCATGTGGTCTTTGAGCCCTTCTCCGAAGCCTCTCGGCGCCGGGCCCAGGAGCTCTGCTATGGAGAGCCTCTGCTGCCGCGCTATCGCTTCGAGAGGGCTGAACTTGTGGTGCTGCTGGGCGGCGATCCGCTCGTGGAGGGCCATTCCCCCACGGAGTTTGCGCGCGGCTTTGGGCTTATGCGCAAGATCCGCGACGGGCAGATGTCGCGCATATACGCCTTTGAGCCCATCATGACGCTCTCGGGTTCGAATGCCGATTACCGGTATCCGGTTCGGCCGGATGATCTGTGGAAGGTGGGCTTTGCCATCGCGCACGAGCTGATCCTGAAGGAGGGCAAAACGCGCTTTGCAGGCGACCCGGCCGTGCGCCGCGCCCTGGAGCCCTTCGAGCCGGCGCGCGTGGCCCAGTGGACCGGGCTGCCGCGGGAGGTCTTCGCCAAGGTGGCGGCCGATCTGTGGACCCATCGGGGGCGCGGGCTGGTGTACGCGGGGGGGTTGCTCGCCGAAACCCCGGAGGTCATAGCGCTGCACGTGGCGGCCAACCTGCTCAACAGCGCTCTGGAAAACGAAGGCTATACGGTCGATGCCAGCACCCCGAGCTTGGTCGCTCAGGGGGATCCGGCTGAGTTTCTGGAGTTGATCGAGGAGATGCGCGCCGGAGGCGTGGAGGCGGTTCTCTTTGCGGGTGTCAACCCGGCCTACGCGCTTCCCCAGGAGCTGGGCCTGGAGGAGGCCTTAGCCAGAGTGCCCCTTAAGATCAGCCTAAACGACCGGCTCGATGAGACCAGCCAGCTGTGCGACTATCTGCTGCCGAGCCTGCATTATCTGGAGGCCTGGTTCGATGCCGAGCCCGTTCGGGGGCTTTTGAGCGTATCGCAGCCCACGATCCGGCCCCTCTGGGACAACCGTTCTATTGAGGACACGCTCATCGCCTTGGCGGATGCGGCCGGCGATGAGCGTTTCCGCTTTCTGCCGCCGGCCACCCCGGAGAATCCGAACCCCAGCCCCACGCGCATGTCTTTCTACCACTTTATGCGCAAAGTTTGGCGTGAACAGGTCTACCCCGCCTCCGACGCGGCGGCCGATTTCGAAACCTTCTGGCGTGGGGTGCTGCGGCGTGGTGTTTGGGAGACAGCCGCGTATCGAGATGCTCAGCCCCGTCCCCGAGCCTTCCGCACGGAGGCTCTGGCCGGGCTCCCCGAGCCCGGTCCGGCCCCGGAGGGCTTGCGGCTGGTGCTCTATCGGTCCTCGCTGCACGGGGACGGATCGAGCATGAACAACGCCTGGCTCTTGGAGACTCCGGATCCGGTCTCCAAAATCGCCTGGGACAACTTCGCCGCCCTCTCCCTGGCCACGGCCGAGCGCTTGGGTCTGAAGCCCGCCACCGATAGCCCCATATACGGCCAGAAGGTGCCCCTAGTGGAGCTTGAGGCAAACGGCGTCAAGCAGCGCATTCCGGTGCACATCCTGCCCGGTACGCATCCCGACGTGGTGGCCGTTATGGTGGGATGGGGCCGGCAGGCCGTTGGATCGGTGGGCAACGGCGTGGGGGTAAACGCTTTCCGGTGGTCGGTCAAGCGCGGCCGGACCCTGCAGTATAGCGGTATTTCGGCCCGGATTAGCCCCGCAGGCGAATACTACGAGCTTGTAGACGTGCAGGGGCATACCTACATCAAGGTCAAGGCCCCGTTCGTCGGTGAGCAGCACCGGCCTGTCGTTTTCGAGACCACGCTGGAGGCTTATCGCAAGGACCCCAAGGCGGGGCAGGAACACCATGGGCCCGAGGAGCCCATGTCTACTTGGCCCGATCAGCATCCATACCCCGGGCACAAGTGGGGCATGGTGATCGATCTCAACGCCTGTATCGGCTGCAGCGCGTGCATGCTTGCCTGTCAGGCGGAGAACAACGTAGCCGTTGTAGGCAAACAGGAGGCGCTGCGGGGCCGCGAGATGCACTGGATCCGCATCGACCGCTATTACTCAGGCGATCCCGCCAACCCGCAGGTGGTCTATCAGCCCATGATGTGCCAACATTGTGACTACGCCCCCTGCGAGGTAGTCTGTCCCGTGATCGCGACGATGCACAACGACGAAGGGCTGAACCTGCAGATCTACAACCGCTGCGTGGGCACGCGCTACTGCTCCAACAACTGCCCCTACAAGGTGCGCCGCTTTCACTGGTTTGAGTATCATCAGACGATCTACCACCTCTATGAGCAGGAAGTCCCCTCGCATAAGTCCCAGCAGGTCGTCTCGCCCCTGCAGCTGGTGCTCAACCCGGATGTGACGGTGCGCGAACGGGGGGTGATGGAAAAGTGCACCTTCTGCATTCAGCGCATTCGAGAGGCCAAATATGCGGCCAAGGAGCGGGGCACTCCCCTGCGCGACGGGGAGCTGCAGACGGCCTGTCAGCAGACCTGCCCGACGGATGCGATTATCTTTGGCGACGTCAACGACCCGAACTCTCTTGTGCATCGGTTGCGACAAGATCCGAGGGGATACTGGGTGCTGGGTGAGCTCAATACGCGACCTGCGATCACCTACTATACGAAAGTGCGCAACACAGAAGGGCAGCCAGAAGGGCACCACGCATGA
- the coxB gene encoding cytochrome c oxidase subunit II — protein MLRKPAWAAFVIGLLMTSGCRFADPESTTTWLFDPATPIAEEVRQNFWYTASLIAPFLILAEALLLYAIFRFRNRAGRKPAAFHENVKLEVFWTLVPAITLVMIAVPSFRLVHKITHVPADTELEVQVFGHQFFWRYEYPEYGITLSDEPLVLPANKKVALTFSSVDVIHSWWVPAFGFKQDANPGRVATRWVQVKPGYYKGQCAELCGALHGVMWIEVVALPEEAFREWVRARKRGEAPSIEELRAMLSGPQVAKQED, from the coding sequence ATGCTACGGAAGCCTGCTTGGGCCGCATTCGTCATAGGGCTGCTGATGACCTCCGGATGTCGATTTGCCGATCCGGAGTCCACCACGACTTGGCTCTTTGATCCCGCCACGCCGATTGCGGAAGAGGTGCGCCAAAACTTCTGGTACACGGCCTCCCTGATAGCGCCGTTTCTGATCTTGGCGGAGGCGCTGCTGCTGTATGCGATCTTCCGTTTTCGAAACCGAGCCGGCCGCAAGCCGGCCGCGTTCCACGAAAACGTAAAACTGGAGGTCTTCTGGACCTTGGTGCCGGCCATCACGCTGGTCATGATCGCCGTGCCCTCGTTTCGGTTGGTGCACAAGATCACCCACGTGCCGGCTGATACGGAGCTAGAGGTGCAGGTTTTCGGACACCAATTCTTTTGGCGCTACGAATACCCCGAATACGGCATTACCCTATCCGATGAGCCTCTGGTGCTGCCGGCTAATAAAAAAGTCGCCCTCACGTTTTCCAGCGTCGACGTGATCCACAGCTGGTGGGTTCCCGCCTTTGGGTTTAAACAGGACGCCAACCCGGGTCGCGTCGCCACCCGTTGGGTGCAGGTAAAGCCCGGATACTACAAAGGCCAATGCGCGGAGCTCTGCGGAGCGCTACACGGGGTGATGTGGATCGAAGTGGTAGCCCTTCCGGAAGAGGCTTTCCGGGAGTGGGTTCGGGCCCGCAAGCGCGGAGAGGCGCCCTCGATCGAGGAGCTTCGCGCGATGCTTTCGGGACCTCAAGTAGCCAAGCAGGAGGACTGA
- a CDS encoding cytochrome c — MNSQPLSALLLGLLLVGTGCDRSNIRKIEYMPDMYRSAAIEAQEPGAERLPPDGTVPRNYEPYAISWGDTLSADAQRNPLPRTLAVLQVGQKYYTIYCAVCHGPQGDGDGPVAARMTVKPPVLYSAKVRRWPEGRLFHVITLGQGNMPGYGYAISPEKRWAIVHYVRALQRAAFPTPEDLQEMEALGLTPPAQATATR, encoded by the coding sequence ATGAATAGCCAGCCGTTGAGTGCACTGCTGCTGGGCCTGCTGTTGGTGGGCACCGGTTGCGACCGCTCGAACATCCGCAAGATCGAGTACATGCCCGATATGTACCGATCGGCCGCCATAGAGGCCCAGGAACCCGGGGCCGAGCGCCTGCCCCCGGATGGCACGGTGCCCCGTAACTACGAGCCCTACGCCATATCCTGGGGGGATACTCTGAGCGCGGACGCCCAGCGGAATCCCCTGCCGCGCACGCTGGCCGTGCTCCAGGTCGGGCAAAAGTACTACACCATCTACTGCGCCGTCTGTCACGGTCCCCAGGGAGATGGCGATGGACCCGTAGCAGCGCGCATGACGGTGAAGCCGCCCGTGCTGTATTCGGCCAAGGTTCGCCGTTGGCCAGAGGGTCGGCTCTTTCACGTGATCACCCTGGGCCAGGGGAACATGCCGGGCTATGGGTACGCGATCAGCCCGGAGAAGCGCTGGGCTATCGTGCACTATGTGCGCGCGCTGCAACGGGCCGCCTTCCCCACTCCGGAGGATCTACAGGAGATGGAGGCCCTAGGTCTTACGCCTCCCGCTCAGGCCACGGCAACTCGATAG